The Algoriphagus sp. TR-M9 genome has a window encoding:
- a CDS encoding helix-turn-helix transcriptional regulator, with amino-acid sequence MKNRVRDFRTAKGLTQEDLAEIIGVSRQTINAIEKEKFDPSLPTAFKMSKLFEKPIEEIFQFD; translated from the coding sequence ATGAAAAACCGTGTCAGGGATTTTCGCACAGCAAAAGGGCTGACTCAGGAAGATTTGGCAGAAATCATCGGAGTTTCTAGGCAAACGATCAATGCCATAGAAAAAGAAAAATTTGATCCGAGTTTACCCACAGCTTTTAAAATGTCAAAGCTTTTTGAAAAACCTATTGAAGAGATTTTTCAATTTGATTGA
- a CDS encoding cyclase family protein, translating into MKLFKITKTLVILQLFIALVALFSCKQQKSEVEAPKVSFHELEWIDLSYAFDSTTLYWPNNPDGFQHRVDAEGVTDLGYYYSSYTILTPEHGGTHLDAPIHFYEKGETVDELPLAKLTGEAVVIDVSAKALADRDYLIDSVAVLDWEAKHGKIPEQAMVLFHTGYGKFYPDREAYFGTAKTGADAIPELHFPGIQPETAEWLAKSRNIKAVGLDTPSLDYGQSKDFAAHQRLMENQIPGFENVANLDQLPATGIYVVALPMKIKGGSGGPLRIVAAVME; encoded by the coding sequence ATGAAGCTTTTTAAAATCACCAAAACTCTAGTGATCCTACAGCTATTTATAGCTCTGGTAGCTCTTTTCTCTTGTAAACAGCAGAAATCTGAGGTAGAAGCACCGAAAGTTTCTTTTCATGAGCTGGAATGGATAGACCTGAGTTATGCATTTGATTCCACCACTTTGTACTGGCCAAATAATCCGGATGGATTTCAGCACAGAGTGGATGCAGAAGGCGTGACGGATCTGGGCTATTACTATTCTTCCTACACCATTTTAACTCCCGAGCATGGAGGTACGCATTTGGATGCACCCATTCATTTTTATGAAAAGGGAGAAACGGTGGATGAGCTTCCGCTAGCTAAGTTGACCGGGGAAGCAGTAGTGATAGATGTGAGTGCGAAAGCCCTGGCTGATCGGGATTACCTGATAGATTCTGTGGCGGTTTTGGATTGGGAAGCTAAGCATGGAAAAATCCCGGAGCAGGCGATGGTACTGTTTCACACTGGGTATGGCAAGTTTTATCCTGATCGGGAAGCCTATTTTGGAACAGCCAAAACCGGTGCTGATGCTATTCCTGAGCTTCATTTTCCTGGAATTCAACCGGAAACTGCTGAGTGGCTGGCAAAGTCCCGAAATATAAAAGCAGTGGGCTTGGATACACCAAGCTTGGATTATGGACAATCCAAAGACTTTGCGGCACATCAGCGCTTGATGGAAAATCAGATTCCCGGCTTCGAAAATGTAGCCAATTTGGATCAGCTCCCTGCAACTGGGATTTATGTGGTTGCATTACCCATGAAAATCAAAGGGGGAAGTGGAGGTCCATTGAGGATTGTGGCAGCTGTGATGGAATAA